One window of Colius striatus isolate bColStr4 chromosome 16, bColStr4.1.hap1, whole genome shotgun sequence genomic DNA carries:
- the TOMM34 gene encoding mitochondrial import receptor subunit TOM34: MAASPSALRRAGNEEFRRGQYGPAAALYSQALALLEAAGEAAAEERSVLLANRAACHLKDGACSLCVADCTSALGLVPFGIKPLLRRAAAYEALERYSLAYVDYKTVLQVDCSIQAAHDGVNRMTKALLEKDGVNWRQKLPPIPTVPVSAQTRWSAPSAGDPGATASPAAAPGHTAGSTERAQTLKEEGNELVKKGNHKKAAEKYSESLKLNPECATYTNRALCYLSLKQYKEAVEDCTEALRLDPKNVKALYRRAQALKELKDYKSSIADVKSLLKIEPKNTAALRLLQELKRA, translated from the exons ATGGCGGCGTCGCCCAGCGCCCTGCGCCGGGCCGGCAACGAGGAGTTCCGCCGCGGGCAGTACGGGCCCGCCGCCGCGCTCTACAGCCAGGCGCTGGCGCTGCTGGAGGCCGCAG GGGAGGCCGCCGCTGAGGAGCGCAGCGTGCTGCTCGCCAACCGCGCCGCCTGCCACCTCAAGGACGGCGCCTGCAGCCTCTGCGTGGCCGACTGCACCAG CGCCCTCGGGCTGGTCCCTTTCGGGATCAAACCCCTCCTCAGGCGCGCCGCAGCCTACGAGGCGCTGGAGAGGTACTCGCTGGCCTATGTGGACTACAAGACGGTGCTGCAGGTGGACTGCTCCATACAGGCGGCACACGACGGCGTCAACAG GATGACTAAAGCCTTGCTGGAGAAGGATGGCGTGAACTGGCGCCAGAAGCTCCCCCCAATCCCCACAGTCCCTGTTTCTGCCCAGACGAGGTGGAGCGCTCCTTCTGCCGGAGACCCCGGGGCAACcgcttcccctgcagctgcaccAG GCCACACTGCTGGTTCCACAGAGAGAGCTCAGACtctgaaggaagaaggaaatgaaCTCGTAAAGAAAGGAAACCATAAAAAAGCAGCTGAGAAGTACAGTGAGAGTTTAAAGCTCAACCCAGAATGTGCAACTTACACCAACAG AGCTCTCTGTTACCTCTCTCTGAAGCAATACAAAGAAGCAGTAGAGGACTGCACAGAAGCTCTGAGGTTAGACCCTAAAAATGTCAAGGCACTCTACAGACGGGCTCAAGCACTTAAAGAACTGAAG GATTACAAATCAAGTATTGCTGATGTTAAGAGCCTGTTGAAAATTGAACCAAAGAACACAGCTGCACTGAGATTACTGCAGGAACTGAAGAGAGCCTAG
- the PABPC1L gene encoding polyadenylate-binding protein 1-like isoform X3 encodes MNASGPGYPLASLYVGDLHPDVTEAMLYEKFSPAGPIMSIRVCRDVATRRSLGYAYINFQQPVDAERALDTMNFEVIKGRPIRIMWSQRDPGLRKSGIGNVFIKNLDDSIDNKALYDTFSAFGNILSCKVVCDENGSRGYGFVHFETHEAATRAIETMNGMLLNDRKVFVGQFKSRKEREAEFGARAMEFTNVYIKNFGDDMDDDRLREIFSKFGKTLSVKVMMDSTGRSKGFGFVNFEKHEEAQKAVADMNGKEINGRLVYVGRAQKRLERQSELKRKFEQMKQERVSRYQGVNLYVKNLDDGIDDERLRKEFSPYGTITSAKVMTEGGHSKGFGFVCFSSPEEATKAVTEMNGRIVSTKPLYVALAQRKEERKAILTNQYMQRLATMRTLPGPLLGSFQPPPGYFLPPIPQPQTRATFYSPSPVVPVRPATRWSAQPSRPPSAYPGATPVLRAAVPPRRLLSNISTMRQASTQVPHVPPQAQRVANIGTQTVSARVPPSLPRAAPHYKYSSAVRNAQPMGHGPHVVAPQVVEPAVRVQGQEPLTASMLAAAPPQEQKQMIGEHLYPLIHTMHPSLAGKITGMLLEIDNSELLLLLESPDSLTSKIEEAVAVLQAHQASEPSLKSGATAFLQ; translated from the exons GACTGAAGCAATGCTCTACGAGAAGTTCTCACCTGCTGGGCCCATCATGTCCATCCGGGTGTGTCGGGATGTTGCCACCCGCCGGTCACTGGGCTATGCCTACATCAACTTCCAGCAGCCCGTGGATG CTGAGCGAGCCCTGGACACCATGAACTTTGAAGTGATCAAAGGCCGTCCTATCCGCATCATGTGGTCCCAGCGGGACCCCGGGCTCAGGAAGTCAGGGATTGGAAATGTGTTCATCAAGAACCTGGATGACTCCATTGATAACAAAGCCCTGTATGACACCTTCTCAGCTTTTGGGAACATCCTGTCCTGCAAG GTGGTTTGTGATGAAAACGGCTCCCGTGGCTATGGCTTCGTTCACTTTGAGACTCACGAGGCAGCGACTCGGGCCATCGAGACCATGAATGGGATGTTGCTCAATGACCGGAAGGT GTTTGTCGGCCAGTTCAAGTCCCGCAAAGAGCGTGAGGCCGAGTTTGGGGCTCGGGCCATGGAGTTCACCAATGTCTACATCAAAAACTTTGGGGATGACATGGATGATGACAGACTGCGGGAAATATTCTCCAAGTTTG GAAAAACACTGAGTGTCAAAGTCATGATGGACAGCACCGGCCGCTCAAAGGGCTTCGGGTTTGTCAACTTTGAGAAGCACGAAGAAGCCCAGAAG GCGGTAGCTGACATGAACGGGAAGGAGATCAACGGGCGGCTGGTGTACGTGGGCCGGGCCCAGAAGCGGCTGGAGCGCCAGAGCGAGCTGAAGCGCAAGTTCGAGCAGATGAAGCAGGAGCGAGTGAGCAGGTACCAG GGCGTCAACTTGTATGTGAAGAACCTGGATGATGGGATAGATGATGagaggctgaggaaggagttcTCTCCCTATGGCACCATCACCAGTGCCAAG GTGATGACAGAGGGTGGCCACAGCAAAGGGTTTGGGTTTGTatgtttttcctccccagaaGAGGCTACCAAAGCCGTGACAGAGATGAACGGGCGGATCGTCAGCACCAAGCCTCTGTACGTCGCGCTCGCTCAAAGGAAAGAGGAGCGGAAAGCAATCCTCACCAACCAGTACATGCAGAGACTGGCCACCATGAGGACCCTGCCTGGCCCTCTCCTGGGCtccttccagcctccaccagGCTACTTCTTACCCCCCATCCCCCAG CCACAAACCAGAGCTACCTTCTACAGCCCCAGCCCAGTTGTCCCAGTCCGTCCTGCCACTCGCTGGAGTGCGCAGCCCTCCCGGCCTCCCT CTGCCTATCCAGGAGCGACCCCGGTCCTGAGGGCTGCCGTGCCGCCCCGGCGCCTGCTGTCCAACATCAGCACCATGAGACAGGCCTCCACACAGGTGCCCCATGTGCCTccccaggcccagagagtgg CCAACATCGGGACGCAGACGGTGAGTGCCCGTGTGCCGCCGTCGCTGCCGCGCGCTGCCCCGCACTACAAGTACTCCTCAGCCGTCAGGAACGCGCAGCCCATGGGCCACGGCCCGCACGTGGTGGCCCCGCAG GTGGTAGAACCTGCTGTGCGTGTCCAGGGACAGGAGCCACTGACAGCATCCATGCTTGCAGCAGCCCCTCCTCAGGAGCAGAAGCAAATGATAG GTGAGCATCTGTACCCTCTGATCCACACAATGCATCCCTCTCTGGCTGGCAAGATCACTGGGATGCTGCTGGAAATAGACaactctgagctgctgctgctcctggagtCCCCTGACTCCTTGACCTCCAAG ATCGAGGAGGCGGTTGCTGTTCTCCAGGCTCACCAGGCCTCTGAGCCTTCGCTCAAGAGTGGTGCCACAGCCTTCCTGCAGTGA
- the PABPC1L gene encoding polyadenylate-binding protein 1-like isoform X2 has protein sequence MNASGPGYPLASLYVGDLHPDVTEAMLYEKFSPAGPIMSIRVCRDVATRRSLGYAYINFQQPVDAERALDTMNFEVIKGRPIRIMWSQRDPGLRKSGIGNVFIKNLDDSIDNKALYDTFSAFGNILSCKVVCDENGSRGYGFVHFETHEAATRAIETMNGMLLNDRKVFVGQFKSRKEREAEFGARAMEFTNVYIKNFGDDMDDDRLREIFSKFGKTLSVKVMMDSTGRSKGFGFVNFEKHEEAQKAVADMNGKEINGRLVYVGRAQKRLERQSELKRKFEQMKQERVSRYQGVNLYVKNLDDGIDDERLRKEFSPYGTITSAKVMTEGGHSKGFGFVCFSSPEEATKAVTEMNGRIVSTKPLYVALAQRKEERKAILTNQYMQRLATMRTLPGPLLGSFQPPPGYFLPPIPQLPIQERPRS, from the exons GACTGAAGCAATGCTCTACGAGAAGTTCTCACCTGCTGGGCCCATCATGTCCATCCGGGTGTGTCGGGATGTTGCCACCCGCCGGTCACTGGGCTATGCCTACATCAACTTCCAGCAGCCCGTGGATG CTGAGCGAGCCCTGGACACCATGAACTTTGAAGTGATCAAAGGCCGTCCTATCCGCATCATGTGGTCCCAGCGGGACCCCGGGCTCAGGAAGTCAGGGATTGGAAATGTGTTCATCAAGAACCTGGATGACTCCATTGATAACAAAGCCCTGTATGACACCTTCTCAGCTTTTGGGAACATCCTGTCCTGCAAG GTGGTTTGTGATGAAAACGGCTCCCGTGGCTATGGCTTCGTTCACTTTGAGACTCACGAGGCAGCGACTCGGGCCATCGAGACCATGAATGGGATGTTGCTCAATGACCGGAAGGT GTTTGTCGGCCAGTTCAAGTCCCGCAAAGAGCGTGAGGCCGAGTTTGGGGCTCGGGCCATGGAGTTCACCAATGTCTACATCAAAAACTTTGGGGATGACATGGATGATGACAGACTGCGGGAAATATTCTCCAAGTTTG GAAAAACACTGAGTGTCAAAGTCATGATGGACAGCACCGGCCGCTCAAAGGGCTTCGGGTTTGTCAACTTTGAGAAGCACGAAGAAGCCCAGAAG GCGGTAGCTGACATGAACGGGAAGGAGATCAACGGGCGGCTGGTGTACGTGGGCCGGGCCCAGAAGCGGCTGGAGCGCCAGAGCGAGCTGAAGCGCAAGTTCGAGCAGATGAAGCAGGAGCGAGTGAGCAGGTACCAG GGCGTCAACTTGTATGTGAAGAACCTGGATGATGGGATAGATGATGagaggctgaggaaggagttcTCTCCCTATGGCACCATCACCAGTGCCAAG GTGATGACAGAGGGTGGCCACAGCAAAGGGTTTGGGTTTGTatgtttttcctccccagaaGAGGCTACCAAAGCCGTGACAGAGATGAACGGGCGGATCGTCAGCACCAAGCCTCTGTACGTCGCGCTCGCTCAAAGGAAAGAGGAGCGGAAAGCAATCCTCACCAACCAGTACATGCAGAGACTGGCCACCATGAGGACCCTGCCTGGCCCTCTCCTGGGCtccttccagcctccaccagGCTACTTCTTACCCCCCATCCCCCAG CTGCCTATCCAGGAGCGACCCCGGTCCTGA
- the PABPC1L gene encoding polyadenylate-binding protein 1-like isoform X1: protein MNASGPGYPLASLYVGDLHPDVTEAMLYEKFSPAGPIMSIRVCRDVATRRSLGYAYINFQQPVDAERALDTMNFEVIKGRPIRIMWSQRDPGLRKSGIGNVFIKNLDDSIDNKALYDTFSAFGNILSCKVVCDENGSRGYGFVHFETHEAATRAIETMNGMLLNDRKVFVGQFKSRKEREAEFGARAMEFTNVYIKNFGDDMDDDRLREIFSKFGKTLSVKVMMDSTGRSKGFGFVNFEKHEEAQKAVADMNGKEINGRLVYVGRAQKRLERQSELKRKFEQMKQERVSRYQGVNLYVKNLDDGIDDERLRKEFSPYGTITSAKVMTEGGHSKGFGFVCFSSPEEATKAVTEMNGRIVSTKPLYVALAQRKEERKAILTNQYMQRLATMRTLPGPLLGSFQPPPGYFLPPIPQGAVAWRSMLGVWCRESR, encoded by the exons GACTGAAGCAATGCTCTACGAGAAGTTCTCACCTGCTGGGCCCATCATGTCCATCCGGGTGTGTCGGGATGTTGCCACCCGCCGGTCACTGGGCTATGCCTACATCAACTTCCAGCAGCCCGTGGATG CTGAGCGAGCCCTGGACACCATGAACTTTGAAGTGATCAAAGGCCGTCCTATCCGCATCATGTGGTCCCAGCGGGACCCCGGGCTCAGGAAGTCAGGGATTGGAAATGTGTTCATCAAGAACCTGGATGACTCCATTGATAACAAAGCCCTGTATGACACCTTCTCAGCTTTTGGGAACATCCTGTCCTGCAAG GTGGTTTGTGATGAAAACGGCTCCCGTGGCTATGGCTTCGTTCACTTTGAGACTCACGAGGCAGCGACTCGGGCCATCGAGACCATGAATGGGATGTTGCTCAATGACCGGAAGGT GTTTGTCGGCCAGTTCAAGTCCCGCAAAGAGCGTGAGGCCGAGTTTGGGGCTCGGGCCATGGAGTTCACCAATGTCTACATCAAAAACTTTGGGGATGACATGGATGATGACAGACTGCGGGAAATATTCTCCAAGTTTG GAAAAACACTGAGTGTCAAAGTCATGATGGACAGCACCGGCCGCTCAAAGGGCTTCGGGTTTGTCAACTTTGAGAAGCACGAAGAAGCCCAGAAG GCGGTAGCTGACATGAACGGGAAGGAGATCAACGGGCGGCTGGTGTACGTGGGCCGGGCCCAGAAGCGGCTGGAGCGCCAGAGCGAGCTGAAGCGCAAGTTCGAGCAGATGAAGCAGGAGCGAGTGAGCAGGTACCAG GGCGTCAACTTGTATGTGAAGAACCTGGATGATGGGATAGATGATGagaggctgaggaaggagttcTCTCCCTATGGCACCATCACCAGTGCCAAG GTGATGACAGAGGGTGGCCACAGCAAAGGGTTTGGGTTTGTatgtttttcctccccagaaGAGGCTACCAAAGCCGTGACAGAGATGAACGGGCGGATCGTCAGCACCAAGCCTCTGTACGTCGCGCTCGCTCAAAGGAAAGAGGAGCGGAAAGCAATCCTCACCAACCAGTACATGCAGAGACTGGCCACCATGAGGACCCTGCCTGGCCCTCTCCTGGGCtccttccagcctccaccagGCTACTTCTTACCCCCCATCCCCCAG GGGGCTGTTGCCTGGAGAAGCATGTTGGGGGTTTGGTGCAGGGAGTCACGGTGA